The genomic region CTTTATGGGAAGTCGTTGGTTTGGTGTGGGTCAATTTTTATTCGCATCCCCCTGTTCTTTCAGAAACATTATGAATTTCAACAATAAAAATTAGAAAGCCTGTAACTTTTGAAGTTACAGGCTTTTAATCTGGCAGGGGAGACAGGATTCGAACCCGCGGCCGTCGGTTTTGGAGACCGATGCTCTACCAGCTGAGCTACTCCCCTATGCATGACAAAATAAAGTATACAATAATTAATAGGGAAATGTCAATATTAAATTACTGAATAGGACCGGATTATGTACTTTCGGCGGTAAAAAAGCGCTATCCGCATATCTTCCTTTGAGTTTTTGCTCTATTAGCATTTTTTCAGTGATATCCCCTCCTTCAGAGTTTTAAAATATAATAACGTTCTGTAACTTTTAACAGCTTACCCAGATTTATCTCTGAATAAAAAAAGCTTTTTTAGGCAAACTTATGTATACGAACAAACAGGGGAGGAAAAAAAATGGGCTCAAAAATTCAGAAAGTCAAAAAAAATGAGGACGGCGACATTACAGCCGTCATGCTTGACGACGGAAATGTATATGCCATTGACGAAGCAATCAGGATGGCAAAAAACGGACAGATAGAGGGTGTAATTGTCGGACGCGCCAAGAACGGTCGCGAATATCTGAGAAGCCAGCCCAACGGCAATCCGAATGACAATCTGGACAATCTGCCCCTTATGTAACTTAAACTTTGAATGAGCTCCGGTAACCCCGGCTGCTTCCGGAAAGCCGGGGTATTATTGTGATAATTTTAAAGCTCCGCTTTCACAAAAGGTTAAGCCCTCTTTCATTTATATAAACACCTTCAAATACGGAGCCGGTATTCTCGAATTTTCACCTTAATTTTTTTCACCCAAATACGCTTTCAGAAGGGCTTTAAACAGAGGGCCATGGTTTGGCACTTTAAGATGCAGGAGTTCATGAACAATCACCTCTGCCCTGAAACCGGCAGGCTGACGCAATAATTCGGTATCAAACGTCAGCCTGCCCGTCTGTGAACAGCTGGCCCATTTACGCTTCATCGGACGGATATGTATCTCCTTAGGTTCCACCCCAATCCTTTCCGCCCACGCTTTCACCTCCGCCTTGAACACATCCGCAGGCACTGTCTCCTCCAACGGTACCCATTCCGTTTTGGTACTTTTTTTCAATTGGCTCTCCTCCCAAGCATTTTCATTATTTTTTCCGCAAATTCAGCCACATGTTCGGTACCTGCTTCAATTAATGCTTTGTAAACCGCAATCAGCAGACCTCTTTTTTGCTCTGCGCTGCGTTCCCAGTAAGGGAACTGTTTTATGGCATCCTGGACTTTACGGGCCGCTGTTTCGGCTTTTTCCATTCCTTCACGCTTTAGAAGCCAGAAAACTGCAAATCCTTCAGGCAATAAGTCCGACTCCGCTTCGGCATTCTTTCCTTCTATACCCTCCCGGATCAAAAATTCCAACTGTTTAAGAGTCTCTTTGGTTGTCAATTGTCTTTCTTCAAATGCCCTGGCTATTTGTTCAGCACGTTCCCCTATAGGTATCAGATATGGCGAGTGATGACTTTCCTGCCCGACAATACTCCTTATTGTTTTGAGCAGATTAAAGACCTTAACCGTATCAGGCCGGTTGTTATCAAGTATTTTTTCAAGAGTTTCCTCATTCAGGGTGTAAAATTCGGTCTGCTCATCATAAAAAACAGCACTTGTATGTTTCTGCACAAGTCTTGCGGTTTTTCTCAAAAATTCGCGGTCTATTGATATTCCGGCTTCGTAATTTCCTCTAAGCATTCCGTACATTTGAGCCAGATTTCCGTAATCGCTCATGAACGGCCTCAGGAAAGGATCCGGGGAAATAATCTCATATATGTCCTGAATTTCTTTGAAATATTGATAGAATTCATGTCTCTTTTCCTTATCCCGGAAAAACTCCAGTATGGCTTCCGCCGCCTTATCTGCCGTCTTTCCTTCCATTAAGGGAAGATATTCTTT from Thermoclostridium stercorarium subsp. stercorarium DSM 8532 harbors:
- a CDS encoding M48 family metallopeptidase, which codes for MKKSTKTEWVPLEETVPADVFKAEVKAWAERIGVEPKEIHIRPMKRKWASCSQTGRLTFDTELLRQPAGFRAEVIVHELLHLKVPNHGPLFKALLKAYLGEKN
- a CDS encoding DUF3892 domain-containing protein, with the protein product MGSKIQKVKKNEDGDITAVMLDDGNVYAIDEAIRMAKNGQIEGVIVGRAKNGREYLRSQPNGNPNDNLDNLPLM